Proteins from one Podospora pseudoanserina strain CBS 124.78 chromosome 1, whole genome shotgun sequence genomic window:
- a CDS encoding hypothetical protein (COG:C; CAZy:AA7; EggNog:ENOG503NYNT): MRQPLCSLLRIGLAGRQHISTLGINAKGSRKFAIFAPQQSRSLEKTVERLKKQAIPVFQPQEREYEHLIATSNLLYRFSRPNCVIQPENATQVQAIINEARSEKLKVTIKCNGHSYAGHSTAFDGISLDLRRMQGVSLNARDMTVDIDAGCQWGHVYGKLIDGRHDGLIINGGRCPTVGVSGFMLGGGLGPFTRSFGMGCDTMMEATVVTADGKLVTVGEKDDPQSKEGRLFWALRGAGGGNFGVMVKMKLKVQKLKNRHGMVVAGRHQWFPEGGFDNNEFMKTMNDFYLTDWPKNITVDSTWICDLRDKGNLDGVRFTISFDGSKGEYDRLIEKHIKSTRFLYETLVNQWMEETERAYPTNKTYELYSSFVFTNNDKATIEKVTAEIRDLMAEFRELFKGEKVNFLVTWIHAGGRATEFEPTQTAYFWRQAVFHTYVTIEWVDKWMELDMRKFLGKIKKRLRPHSLGGKAAFINFPDRDFPLRTHEAMYFGDNRDELRRVKEMWDPKNFFKWDQGVKLPQTASQDRNAAEGEDGVDDEGRTDSVAGEQWDYFKPKDVIEELDELADMGF; the protein is encoded by the exons atgcGTCAACCTTTGTGTAGCCTGCTTCGTATAGGCCTAGCCGGGAGACAACACATCAGCACATTGGGCATCAACGCCAAAGGCAGCAGAAAATTTGCCATCTTTGCTCCACAGCAGTCGCGCAGCCTCGAGAAGACGGTGGAGCGGCTCAAGAAACAAGCCATCCCAGTCTTTCAGCCCCAGGAGAGGGAGTACGAACACCTCATCGCCACCTCTAACTTGCTCTACCGCTTTTCCCGCCCCAACTGTGTCATCCAGCCTGAAAATGCCACGCAGGTGCAGGCTATTATCAATGAAGCGCGGTCAGAGAAGCTGAAAGTCACAATAAAATGCAATGGCCATTCGTACGCCGGCCACTCGACGGCTTTCGATGGGATCTCTCTAGACTTGCGACGGATGCAGGGGGTCAGTCTTAACGCGCGAGATATGACTGTGGATATCGACGCAGGTTGTCAATGGGGACACGTGTACGGGAAACTGATAGATGGCCGCCATGATGGGCTAATCATCAACGGAGGGAGATGCCCGACTGTGGGAGTCAGCGGTTTCATGCTCGGCGGTGGTCTTGGGCCCTTTACCAGAAGTTTTGGCATGGGATGTGATACCATGATGGAAGCCACTGTGGTAACGGCAGATGGCAAGCTGGTCACTGTCGGCGAGAAGGATGACCCACAGTCAAAGGAAGGCAGGCTCTTCTGGGCCTTGCGTGGCGCTGGGGGCGGCAACTTTGGCGTGATGGTCAAGATGAAGCTCAAGGTTCAAAAGCTGAAGAACAGGCATGGTATGGTAGTTGCTGGACGGCACCAATGGTTTCCTGAAGGGGGATTCGACAATAACGAGTTTATGAAGACGATGAATGATTTCTACCTGACGGATTGGCCCAAGAACATCACAGTCGACAGCACCTGGATTTGCGATTTGCGTGACAAGGGCAACTTGGACGGGGTCCGGTTCACAATTTCCTTTGACGGTAGCAAAGGCGAGTACGATCGGCTTATCGAGAAGCACATC AAGTCAACTCGGTTCCTCTACGAAACCCTCGTCAATCAGTGGATGGAAGAAACGGAGCGGGCCTatcccacaaacaaaacctATGAACTGTATAGTTCTTTTGTGTTCACAAATAACGATAAGGCCACCATCGAAAAAGTGACAGCCGAAATTCGTGATTTGATGGCGGAATTTCGGGAACTATTCAAGGGCGAGAAGGTGAATTTCCTAGTTACCTGGATCCATGCAGGAGGTCGGGCAACCGAGTTTGAGCCCACTCAGACTGCGTACTTTTGGCGGCAGGCCGTGTTTCATACATACGTGACAATAGAATGGGTGGATAAGTGGATGGAACTGGACATGAGAAAGTTTCTgggcaagatcaagaagaggCTCAGACCACACTCGCTGGGTGGGAAAGCAGCATTTATTAACTTCCCCGACAGAGATTTCCCTTTGAGAACACACGAAGCAATGTACTTTGGCGACAATCGGGACGAGCTGCGGAGAGTGAAAGAGATGTGGGATCCAAAGAACTTTTTCAAGTGGGACCAAGGTGTCAAGCTTCCACAGACAGCGAGCCAGGACCGAAATGCAGctgaaggggaagatggagTAGATGACGAAGGAAGGACAGATAGTGTCGCTGGAGAACAGTGGGATTATTTCAAACCCAAGGATGTCATTGAAGAGTTGGATGAGCTGGCCGATATGGGATTCTGA
- a CDS encoding hypothetical protein (EggNog:ENOG503PQTZ): MAATDPIHSWMYFLQRDPKFETERVYELKRQKPTKKIPQTNMLLEKVDNIAIHDVRPRLEQCSFGYRTAILKNKKSSNFSSFSLTNKAETVKGSFED, encoded by the coding sequence ATGGCTGCCACCGATCCTATTCACTCATGGATGTATTTCCTACAACGGGATCCCAAATTTGAGACTGAACGCGTCTACGAACTTAAACGGCAGAAGCCTACAAAAAAGATCCCCCAGACCAACATGCTGCTCGAAAAGGTGGACAACATCGCCATTCATGATGTCCGTCCTCGACTAGAACAGTGCTCTTTCGGCTACCGTACTGCTATacttaaaaataaaaagtcTTCTAACTTCTCTTCTTTTAGCCTTACAAATAAGGCAGAAACAGTAAAGGGAAGCTTTGAAGACTGA
- a CDS encoding hypothetical protein (EggNog:ENOG503PE6U) produces the protein MFERLPEELLREVAKGFNIQDVKTLSLVSKTFHAIWGPRFWSTLCVNTAGPGDRPSSVSIKRIEQCAHALQNATSSIQNVADMVFRRDTRWKLWGYEKEEDWPNVACLHRQPPPEDLGVWRALQRAAPVTGWSKDEWSLRNQRCVEASIERMGKQLGPDNMDDVALAVQSVLERIPAGQLQSFTWDLATCIPQPILDSLFQTQPQLQSISLTADTRCKAMTKTIHLPFCQLKRITCNTIPRSYVLPVRRMLENNRGHLHDLQIEELPYGGLFEELLFGPKECEDSADRCHSMLGANLDVLFPSLATLSLRSVYLTKRMDRAFNISGLDALTLRRCSRSSEFLERIMAANRPLQLKTFEFMSSHGHDNDDYDVETNTVNTFLLSFNGLENLYIGFARDFDEDSAGLHPLWSTVGHHGSTLKRLVVHQRGVWTGPMCTMGVFERNVDPISDVDGTLDVSETSISKWALDPAENPLSALPKLECLGLPCAVSDWSESDTWERHSIEPGVRFEPFIITLLRPFTGGSRSLRLLHFRKTGSGYAWAFKATSLPPYSRRRRAASTRAHDAEDVFLLPIPPSDMLSSLHPPFSCFLSWAFGPKGIRSLQAVAFGDFANGHMGGKFLHNIFAIRNKDELRGYQVFDCRDKAHEHKWRAMADRYADFLESCPVGPRVESWGDGSRYYF, from the exons ATGTTCGAACGTCTCCCGGAGGAGCTGCTCCGAGAAGTGGCCAAAGGGTTTAATATTCAAGATGTCAAAACCCTCTCGCTCGTCTCCAAGACCTTCCATGCCATATGGGGACCGAGGTTTTGGAGCACACTGTGTGTTAATACTGCTGGTCCAGGAGACCGACCATCATCTGTCAGCATCAAACGGATCGAACAATGCGCCCATGCGCTTCAGAATGCTACCTCCTCCATACAGAATGTCGCCGACATGGTGTTTCGACGGGACACTCGATGGAAGCTATGGGGCTatgagaaggaagaagactGGCCCAACGTCGCCTGTCTCCAccggcaaccaccaccggaGGACCTTGGGGTGTGGAGAGCTCTGCAACGAGCAGCGCCAGTCACTGGATGGTCAAAAGATGAATGGTCCTTAAGGAATCAAAGGTGCGTCGAGGCAAGCATAGAACGAATGGGAAAGCAGCTGGGTCCCGACAACATGGACGACGTTGCCCTCGCTGTACAATCTGTTCTCGAACGCATCCCCGCTGGCCAACTCCAATCTTTCACCTGGGACTTGGCAACATGCATTCCTCAGCCTATTTTGGATAGCCTCTTCCAAACGCAACCGCAGCTCCAGTCTATATCCTTGACGGCTGATACCCGTTGCAAGGCCATGACCAAAACCATCCACCTACCGTTCTGCCAGCTCAAACGGATTACTTGCAATACGATACCACGATCTTATGTTCTACCGGTTCGAAGAATGCTTGAAAACAATAGAGGGCACTTGCATGACCTCCAAATCGAGGAATTGCCGTACGGAGGCCTTTTCGAGGAGCTCTTATTTGGTCCAAAAGAATGTGAAGATTCCGCTGATCGGTGCCACAGTATGTTGGGAGCGAATCTTGATGTATTGTTTCCATCACTTGCAACCCTGTCTTTGAGATCGGTCTATTTGACCAAGAGAATGGATCGAGCATTCAACATCAGTGGTCTAGATGCACTTACATTACGCCGGTGTTCGCGATCGAGTGAATTCCTCGAAAGAATAATGGCAGCAAACAGACCCCTTCAGCTCAAGACCTTTGAGTTCATGTCTAGCCATGGGCACGATAATGATGACTATGACGTGGAGACGAATACAGTCAACACCTTTCTTCTATCATTCAACGGTTTAGAAAATCTCTACATCGGTTTTGCCAGAGATTTCGACGAAGACAGCGCTggcctccaccccctctgGTCTACCGTTGGCCATCACGGCTCAACActgaagaggttggtggtCCATCAGCGAGGCGTATGGACAGGTCCAATGTGCACAATGGGCGTCTTTGAGAGAAATGTCGATCCCATTAGTGACGTCGATGGCACGCTCGATGTTTCAGAGACGAGCATCAGCAAGTGGGCGCTGGATCCCGCCGAAAATCCCCTATCAGCCCTTCCAAAACTTGAATGCCTCGGCCTACCTTGCGCTGTTTCAGACTGGAGCGAGTCCGATACGTGGGAGAGACATAGTATAGAACCAGGTGTGCGGTTCGAGCCTTTTATT ATAACCCTCCTCAGGCCATTTACCGGAGGCTCACGGAGCCTCAGGCTCCTCCATTTCCGAAAAACAGGCTCAGGTTATGCATGGGCCTTCAAAGCGACCAGCCTCCCGCCTTATTCCAGGCGACGACGGGCCGCGTCGACTCGGGCCCACGATGCTGAAGACgttttcctccttcccatccctccttCCGATATGTTATcatccctccacccaccTTTCTCCTGTTTTCTCAGTTGGGCCTTCGGGCCAAAGGGCATTCGCTCCCTCCAGGCCGTCGCTTTTGGGGATTTTGCAAACGGCCACATGGGCGGCAAATTCCTTCACAACATCTTTGCCATTCGTAACAAGGATGAGCTGCGAGGATACCAGGTGTTTGACTGTCGCGACAAAGCCCATGAGCACAAATGGCGGGCCATGGCGGATAGGTACGCTGACTTTCTGGAATCATGCCCCGTCGGGCCACGGGTGGAAAGTTGGGGGGACGGGTCGAGGTATTATTTCTAA
- a CDS encoding hypothetical protein (EggNog:ENOG5039JXE; COG:S) has protein sequence MEPLSIIGAVAACSEIVTVIARVTTNLYSLKQRWSEGARSLQLLIAKLSTVRAALAQVKDWAELYASTSPDGEEMHDSLGVAMEGCQVFIETLDQAVAGLLEDTIVSRLKQLFIDSKIKEHEQRLDSQISALQVLLSAAYCQSLAEQTRLLRAGTARQIFQRIRDDTSTVREQSTLRDTELSTVAGSEPAPASLGRLHRIGSFPESRPDTVPLFDMHVRLPSPSYENKYHDCRDPTWERPMPFKMLPDSPSSEPRSPVSDKSSNTSGSVSDESLPKSPSSPIRQRLRQLRRSNANKQAASMSSKSQLGNRFPGEFEATDIYLQSNGNHPPPKPIVADQRGDQEEMASLIRKRADINHPHKGTGRTPLSVACHCGHNDIVELLIDCRGCQRTVQGQVEAFPVPSGSCQWSLPSHSDSPRPRGRHQCQNGHVEIASYLLTRGARVKGTTDTSMYLAASGGHVQVIQALLQHGGTVHELDAQGWDPLRRAAFEGHSQAVASLLGHGARATNLGALSSFSFASTTTTEQRQRILDLLTTAVDAENAEHQHVAYLPDLTCSLNDGQDNLAELPDTQIIMRQEDAGAKEGMDATDIPPSSPVRPPPSPSRPPPAIPQIPQATGEESYHEAIRPAPYTQPAPWPLLDLPTQQPKTLILQRILPHKSPSFSREVRTPPYLSWYAPVTTLPPKQQEYASQAAAARLEALYQARTGTEENRAELE, from the exons ATGGAGCCCCTCTCGATCATTGGCGCCGTTGCAGCCTGCAGTGAAATCGTAACAGTCATCGCCCGGGTCACAACCAATCTCTATTCCCTCAAACAGCGATGGTCTGAGGGCGCACGGTCGCTACAACTTTTGATCGCAAAGTTATCTACAGTACGAGCCGCGCTGGCACAAGTCAAGGACTGGGCGGAGTTATACGCGTCCACAAGCCCCGATGGCGAGGAAATGCATGACAGCTTGGGAGTGGCCATGGAAGGATGCCAGGTCTTTATTGAAACGCTGGACCAAGCTGTGGCGGGACTGCTCGAAGATACAATTGTGTCGCGCCTGAAACAGTTGTTTATCGACTCGAAGATCAAGGAACACGAACAACGACTGGATTCTCAGATTTCGGCGTTGCAGGTACTTCTCAGTGCAGCGTATTG CCAGAGTCTCGCGGAACAAACCAGGCTCCTTCGAGCAGGGACCGCCCGGCAGATTTTTCAACGAATACGCGATGACACGAGCACAGTTCGAGAACAATCCACCCTCCGAGATACCGAACTGTCAACGGTTGCTGGTTCCGAACCGGCGCCAGCATCGTTAGGGAGATTGCACAGAATTGGCAGTTTCCCGGAGAGCCGTCCCGATACTGTTCCCCTGTTCGACATGCACGTCAGACTACCAAGTCCCAGTTATGAAAACAAGTATCACGATTGTCGAGACCCCACGTGGGAACGCCCAATGCCCTTTAAGATGCTACCAGACAGCCCATCTTCCGAGCCAAGGTCTCCTGTCAGCGACAAGAGTTCCAACACCAGCGGTTCAGTCTCGGACGAGTCTCTGCCCAAatcgccatcttcccccATCCGCCAACGCTTGAGGCAACTGAGACGGTCGAACGCCAACAAGCAAGCTGCGTCAATGTCGTCAAAGTCTCAGTTGGGTAATCGATTCCCTGGCGAATTCGAAGCTACCGATATATACCTCCAGTCTAACGGTaatcatccaccaccgaaGCCCATTGTGGCGGATCAAAGGGGCGACCAGGAAGAAATGGCCTCGCTGATTCGCAAGAGGGCTGACATCAACCATCCGCACAAAGGAACCGGAAGAACGCCTCTTTCCGTCGCCTGTCACTGCGGTCACAACGATATTGTCGAGTTGTTGATTGATTGCAGAGGGTGCCAACGTACAGTCCAAGGACAAGTGGAAGCTTTCCCTGTTCCATCTGGCAGCTGCCAGTGGTCATTGCCAAGTCATAGCGACTCTCCTAGACCGAGAGGCAGACATCAATGCCAAAACGGACATGTAGAGATTGCGAGTTACCTACTCACCCGTGGCGCCAGGGTCAAGGGAACAACGGATACATCGATGTATTTGGCAGCTAGTGGTGGTCATGTCCAAGTGATCCAGGCGCTGCTCCAACACGGAGGGACTGTACATGAACTTGATGCACAAGGCTGGGATCCCCTGAGGCGAGCGGCTTTCGAAGGCCATTCCCAGGCTGTTGCAAGCTTGCTTGGGCATGGAGCGCGAGCTACGAACCTCGGCGCTCtgtccagcttctcctttgCTTCAACTACCACAACTGAGCAGCGTCAGCGCATCTTGGATCTTCTCACCACAGCCGTTGACGCAGAAAATGCCGAGCATCAGCACGTGGCATATCTTCCTGACTTGACATGCTCGCTCAATGACGGCCAGGACAACCTGGCAGAACTGCCTGACACGCAGATAATCATGCGCCAGGAGGACGCAGGTGCAAAGGAAGGGATGGATGCAACAGATATACCTCCGTCGTCGCCAGTGAggccaccaccctccccctcgagaccaccacccgcaaTCCCGCAGATCCCTCAAGCCACAGGCGAGGAATCCTACCACGAGGCTATACGACCGGCGCCATACACCCAGCCAGCGCCATGGCCTCTTCTTGATCTACCAACCCAACAGCCAAAAACACTGATTTTGCAACGAATCCTCCCGCACAAATcgccctccttttccagGGAGGTGAGAACACCACCATATCTGAGTTGGTACGCCCCTGTCACCACCCTACCCCCGAAACAGCAAGAGTATGCGTCCCAAGCTGCTGCCGCAAGGTTAGAGGCACTGTACCAGGCCAGGACAGGAACAGAGGAGAATCGGGCAGAGTTGGAATAA
- a CDS encoding hypothetical protein (EggNog:ENOG503P6XS; COG:S), with amino-acid sequence MARMRSFARLVAVASLSQITAASFWTATEIYVERQYASPYGCDRPGDFTQTIASCTTTETRNPLLVTHTSLLPDITPTSTTTSYYSSWDLDVVQYHYPTDAYPKSDLAIYDGYGLSTHTWLVDMTLTAPTSCPTPFEYTTETNLEYWAYVPSALTPIMSSKASVETHVMTRVDEMYSYVSPNYERIRYTTTLHMTYTTFHVKATDLPPIRRPESQGSTYYDNIYYNYMRHCFLPGEEDPRIRAANCPYTYAGQCSKIKPWILILAIALPIIFLIGFVENYFWFTRLMQGKGCFRCGTVAWCFLIYLFMIFFMTYEHKRSPEDQERLRLLWKEMPFGMRLKLWLEWGFRQKYPEHLLGSRVPVNVQEGMEMRQTGGGGGGGGGRARGGAGDLDGDMLLPAYPGPPSSSIGDAHSMESGNTSAHRGAVLGNPNAVLGPVLGSGSVVIGPTMTSVQPTPASPRRQETDERIGDGVIRAV; translated from the coding sequence ATGGCACGAATGCGGTCGTTCGCGCGGCTTGTGGCTGTAGCCAGTCTATCCCAGATAACAGCGGCGAGTTTCTGGACTGCAACGGAGATATACGTCGAACGCCAATATGCCAGCCCTTATGGCTGCGACAGGCCTGGTGATTTCACTCAAACGATTGCCTCATGCACAACAACAGAGACCAGGAATCCTTTGCTGGTGACACATACAAGCCTACTACCCGACAtaacaccaacctcaaccacaacaagcTATTATTCGTCCTGGGATCTGGACGTAGTCCAATACCATTATCCCACCGACGCATATCCCAAATCTGATCTGGCAATCTACGATGGCTACGGACTTTCGACCCATACGTGGCTTGTCGACATGACCTTGACCGCGCCAACGAGCTGCCCGACCCCCTTCGAATACACCACAGAAACCAACCTCGAGTATTGGGCATACGTTCCGTCAGCGCTGACCCCGATCATGAGCTCCAAAGCCAGCGTCGAAACACATGTCATGACACGGGTAGATGAAATGTATAGTTACGTCAGCCCCAACTATGAACGGATACGGTATACGACGACGTTGCACATGACCTACACGACTTTCCACGTCAAAGCAACCGACCTCCCCCCTATACGCAGGCCAGAATCGCAGGGCTCCACATACTATGATAACATCTACTACAACTACATGAGGCACTGCTTCCTCCCAGGCGAAGAGGATCCCCGGATCAGAGCAGCCAATTGTCCTTACACCTACGCCGGACAATGCAGCAAGATCAAGCCCTggatcctcatcctcgccataGCCCTCCCtatcatcttcctcatcggcTTTGTCGAAAACTACTTCTGGTTCACTCGCTTGATGCAAGGAAAAGGCTGCTTCCGCTGCGGGACAGTGGCCTGGTGTTTTCTCATCTATCTGTTCATGATCTTCTTCATGACATACGAACACAAGCGAAGTCCCGAAGATCAGGAACGGTTGAGGCTTCTGTGGAAGGAGATGCCTTTTGGGATGAGATTGAAGTTGTGGCTCGAGTGGGGGTTCAGACAGAAGTATCCTGAGCACTTGCTGGGGAGTCGGGTGCCGGTTAATGTGCAAGAGGGTATGGAGATGAGACaaactggtggtggtggtggaggaggagggggtaggGCGAGAGGGGGGGCGGGTGACTTGGACGGTGATATGCTTTTGCCTGCTTATCCTGGGCCTCCTTCGTCGAGCATTGGCGATGCTCATTCGATGGAGAGTGGGAACACTTCTGCCCACCGGGGCGCGGTCCTGGGCAATCCGAATGCGGTGCTTGGGCCTGTGCTGGGTTCTGGGTCTGTGGTCATTGGGCCGACGATGACTTCAGTGCAGCCGACGCCTGCTTCGCCGCGGCGGCAAGAGACGGATGAGAGGATAGGGGATGGCGTCATCAGGGCAGTTTAA
- a CDS encoding hypothetical protein (EggNog:ENOG503PYEI), with amino-acid sequence MTTRYTVQVEEADFDIKALHGNAYLLQVAKAVGTGGKASVNVVYTSKLLAPHMNVQWTTVCGINWATEMPGQGATDGVWAATQENPNAKENALNIASNDYEVPVHVLVGVQDPSTKTWTPIWFGNNKLLKGSHGEYEPIETVNIWYQAGRPDRHHDFQPGDLNPVLRYAGFAPSLLFV; translated from the exons ATGACGACTCGTTATACTGTCCAGGTCGAGGAGGCTGACTTCGACATCAAGGCATTGCACGGCAATGCGTATCTGCTCCAGGTCGCCAAAGCTGTTGGAACTGGCGGCAAAGCCTCGGTCAATGTGGTTTACACCTCCAAGCTCCTCGCTCCCCACATGAATGTTCAGTGGACCACGGTTTGCGGCATCAACTGGGCCACCGAGATGCCGGGCCAAGGAGCGACC GACGGTGTTTGGGCTGCCACACAGGAGAACCCCAATGCCAAGGAGAATGCCCTGAACATTGCCTCCAACGACTACGAAGTTCCGGTCCATGTCCTTGTCGGCGTGCAAGACCCCAGCACCAAGACGTGGACACCG ATCTGGTTtggcaacaacaagctcTTGAAGGGTTCCCACGGAGAATATGAGCCGATTGAGACCGTCAACATCTGGTATCAAGCAGGGCGACCAGACCGCCACCATGATTTCCAACCAGGCGACCTCAATCCAGTCTTACGATATGCCGGCTTCGCACCCAGTTTACTTTTCGTATGA